One stretch of Carassius carassius chromosome 18, fCarCar2.1, whole genome shotgun sequence DNA includes these proteins:
- the LOC132091818 gene encoding solute carrier family 35 member D3-like has translation MEVCKGRLLGISVAVAHGFFSGSLNILLKFLITTYSFTYLTLIQCLTSGTAALTLEVLRRLGKIDIPPFSFQLVKVFASVCVLATLQSTLTLWSLRGLSLPMYVVFKRCLPLVTLGIGVCVLKNGIPSAGVITAVLITTGGAAMAGAGDLTGDPLGYMTGILAVIVHASYLVLIQKTSADSDYGPLTAQYTIAVVASPVLFICSIISMDAIDMWTYEGWKNPYITGIFCICIFIGCAMNFTTLQCTYINSAVTTSFVGVVKSIATITVGMFAFSDVMPTKLFVVGVVVNTIGSITYCVVKYHETKKKLTYQDMDESAKDEELPGEPDVEPAKPDGDMETLPNDLECVPNGSLTASVDSHDQGPICENKVAESIELERPGIPSDDPTRQSLSDSYVGVWRSIRTLKFFKKDTLLDNMEVQSP, from the exons ATGGAAGTTTGCAAAGGACGTTTGCTGGGCATTTCGGTGGCCGTTGCGCATGGATTTTTTTCGGGATCGCTGAATATTTTGCTAAAATTCCTCATCACGACCTATAGCTTCACGTATCTTACTTTAATTCAGTGTCTGACCAGTGGCACCGCGGCTCTCACATTAGAGGTGCTGAGGAGACTGGGCAAAATAGATATACCACCCTTCAGCTTCCAGTTAGTGAAAGTTTTTGCTAGTGTCTGTGTTTTGGCAACTTTGCAGTCCACATTAACCCTCTGGTCTCTCAGGGGACTGAGTTTACCCATGTATGTTGTGTTTAAGCGATGCTTGCCCTTGGTAACATTGGGGATTGGAGTGTGCGTGCTGAAGAACGGGATCCCATCAGCTGGGGTAATAACTGCGGTTCTCATCACCACTGGAGGAGCAGCAATGGCTG GTGCTGGAGATCTAACAGGTGACCCTTTAGGCTACATGACTGGCATTTTAGCTGTGATTGTCCACGCCTCCTATTTGGTGCTCATCCAAAAAACAAGTGCAGATAGTGATTATGGGCCGCTCACAGCCCAGTACACTATTGCAGTGGTGGCCTCTCCCGTTCTCTTCATCTGTTCCATCATAAGCATGGATGCCATTGACATGTGGACGTATGAAGGTTGGAAGAACCCGTATATCACAGGCATCTTCTGTATTTGCATCTTCATAGGCTGTGCGATGAACTTCACCACACTGCAATGTACCTATATCAACTCAGCTGTCACCACCAGTTTTGTGGGGGTGGTCAAGAGTATAGCTACTATCACTGTGGGGATGTTTGCCTTCAGTGATGTAATGCCAACCAAACTGTTTGTGGTAGGCGTGGTAGTGAACACCATCGGCTCCATCACCTACTGTGTGGTGAAATATCATGAAACCAAAAAGAAGTTAACCTACCAGGATATGGACGAGTCTGCTAAGGATGAAGAACTTCCAGGAGAACCTGACGTGGAACCAGCCAAGCCTGATGGAGATATGGAAACTCTTCCAAATGATCTGGAGTGCGTTCCCAATGGCAGCCTGACGGCATCAGTTGACAGCCATGACCAGGGTCCAATTTGTGAGAATAAAGTGGCAGAGTCCATAGAATTAGAAAGACCGGGGATCCCATCAGACGATCCTACGAGACAATCTCTGAGCGACAGTTATGTAGGGGTCTGGAGATCCATTCGCACCTTAAAGTTCTTTAAGAAAGACACTTTACTTGACAACATGGAGGTTCAAAGTCCTTGA
- the LOC132091820 gene encoding lymphokine-activated killer T-cell-originated protein kinase homolog has translation MVHITHYELTFDSTYSVISLICDVCLTDLNNANLILSVASKYDNLLLFNFSEMEANKESPSAFKTPCKPAKGKNPVSACGTPVTIPASPFMKKLGCGTGVNVYLMNRMGKHTHSPWAIKKINSKCAKSQMTIYQKRLCEEAKILKDLHHPNIVGFRAFTTAKDGSKCLAMEYGGEQSLNDLIEKRREEGLQAFPVATIEKVALHVARGLQYLHNEKKLLHGDMKSCNVVIKGDFESIKICDVGVSLPLDENMQVSDPKAHYIGTEPWKPKEALEDGVISDKADIFAYGLTLWEMMTLSVPHLEMLDTEGDDDDDDNSFDEDDFDEDAYYERLGTRPALDAATLGGAYQRMVELFCLCTEEDPHKRPSAAHIVQVLESNTQLCDKSSEVTVVD, from the exons ATGGTTCATATTACGCATTATGAATTGACGTTTGATTCTACGTATAGCGTGATTAGTCTTATTTGTGACGTTTGTCTTACAGATTTGAACAATGCAAATTTGATTCTAAGTGTAGCATCAAAATATGATaatcttttattgtttaattttagcGAAATGGAGGCCAACAAAGAATCACCTAGTGCCTTTAAAACGCCTTGCAAGCCTGCAAAAGGGAAAAATCCAG tCAGTGCATGTGGAACCCCAGTCACCATTCCTGCCTCTCCTTTCATGAAGAAGCTCGGCTGTGGGACTGGAGTCAACGTCTATCTCATGAACAG GATGGGTAAGCACACTCATTCACCATGGGCCATTAAGAAGATCAACAGCAAGTGTGCAAAAAGTCAAATGACCATTTATCAGAAGCGTCTGTGCGAGGAGGCAAAGATCTTAAAAGACCTGCATCACCCCAATATTGTTG GCTTCAGAGCTTTTACCACAGCAAAGGACGGCTCTAAGTGTTTGGCGATGGAGTACGGTGGAGAGCAGTCTCTGAATGACCTCattgagaagagaagagaggagggtTTGCAGGCATTTCCAGTGGCCACTATTGAAAAAGTGGCTCTTCATGTTGCTCGTGGTTTACAG TACCTGCACAATGAGAAAAAGCTTTTGCATGGAGACATGAAATCATGTAACGTTGTCATCAAGGGCGACTTTGAAAGCATCAAAATCTGTGATGTTGGTGTGTCACTGCCACTGGATGAAAACATGCAGG TGAGCGATCCAAAGGCCCACTACATTGGGACGGAGCCGTGGAAGCCTAAGGAAGCTTTGGAGGATGGAGTTATCTCAGACAAAGCCGATATCTTTGCATATGGACTCACGCTGTGGGAGATGATGACACTTTCTGTTCCTCACCTGGAGATGCTGGACACTGAGGGTGACGACGATGATGATG ATAACTCCTTTGATGAGGATGATTTTGATGAAGATGCATATTATGAGAGACTGGGAACTCGGCCGGCTTTGGACGCAGCCACTCTCGGAGGGGCTTATCAGAGGATGGTGGAGCTCTTCTGTCTCTGTACAGAAGAAGACCCCCATAAAAGACCCTCGGCAGCTCACATTGTTCAGGTGCTGGAGTCAAACACCCAGCTTTGTGACAAAAGCAGTGAGGTCACTGTAGTTGATTAA
- the LOC132092223 gene encoding N-acetyltransferase ESCO2-like: MLSRKRKHGSPDAESNPSKKQITSLKNSPRRATRQKENIPISLTSPQKILSTPKKMQMTSSLKSPPKRISPRKTVLGAGSFYSKQKPLYLTPLERKLLKETKSPPSVPSKEPSCLPGNPVKKPVRKVQKKGSATGPQSNLKGYFIAKPKGKSHSDVQTDQSLKAMVAPISFSSMKSKSKPKLVVGAAFFNTGKKPTSMFKRSAQNSKPKQPSTYEKPTKEKEAQTAPGKRSPVRRAIFLKKNLNADNTAKVTTGKVAEDSESTQVMLSPKQMSPQVLAHIHGITKELKVVLRRSVSPSRSAEADVFQDSPAKTDSVFDVSDIPPPDHNSSLDEEQSSVYPIFGTKRSQKKGVLSPPLNTSTPSALTGSSALKAKERTALRREMKKQTDNQLIIDAGQKQFGATMCGSCGMLYSTDSPEDNFQHTQFHQRFLDTIKFVGWKKERVVAEFWDGKIILVLPDDPKYATKKAEDVRRIADSELGFQQITLSSPSSAKTYLFINSDRMVVGCLVAENIRQAFRVLEQQEKAKDMSKEDFMEHHRAWCCSTVAEQAICGVSRIWVFSLMRRKSIATRLLDTLRTTFMYGSHLTKEEIAFSDPTPEGKMFATKYCETPTFLVYNFIS; this comes from the exons ATGTTATCCCGAAAAAGAAAACATGGCTCTCCAGATGCTGAGAG TAACCCATCTAAGAAACAAATAACAAGCCTTAAAAACTCTCCAAGAAGAGCCACTAGACAAAAAGAGAATATTCCCATCTCGCTGACATCACCCCAAAAGATTCTCAGTACACCTAAGAAGATGCAGATGACCTCTTCACTAAAATCTCCTCCAAAACGAATCTCGCCACGAAAAACTGTATTGGGAGCGGGATCCTTCTACAGCAAGCAGAAACCTCTTTATCTCACACCTCTGGAAAGGAAGCTGTTAAAGGAAACCAAGTCACCGCCATCAGTCCCTAGCAAAGAACCATCATGCCTCCCTGGAAATCCTGTTAAAAAACCAGTGAGGAAGGTCCAAAAGAAAGGCAGTGCCACAGGTCCACAATCTAACCTAAAAGGTTACTTTATTGCTAAGCCCAAAGGGAAAAGTCACTCTGACGTGCAAACAGATCAGTCGCTGAAGGCCATGGTTGCCCCGATTTCATTTAGCAGTATGAAATCCAAGAGTAAACCCAAGCTGGTTGTGGGAGCAGCTTTCTTCAACACTGGAAAAAAGCCCACTTCAATGTTCAAAAGATCTGCACAGAACTCAAAGCCTAAACAACCCTCAACCTATGAAAAACCCACAAAGGAGAAGGAAGCGCAGACTGCGCCAGGAAAACGTTCCCCAGTCCGCCGAGCcatcttcttaaaaaaaaacctgaatgcaGACAACACTGCTAAAGTTACTACTGGTAAAGTTGCTGAGGACAGCGAGTCAACGCAAGTGATGTTGAGCCCCAAGCAGATGTCCCCTCAGGTCCTGGCACATATCCATGGTATTACCAAAGAGTTAAAGGTGGTTTTGAGGAGATCCGTAAGTCCCAGCAGATCAGCTGAAGCTGATGTTTTTCAGGACTCACCCGCAAAAACAGATTCGGTGTTTGATGTGAGTGACATCCCACCACCAGATCACAACAGCTCTCTTGATGAAG AACAGTCATCTGTCTATCCCATTTTTGGCACTAAGAG ATCTCAGAAGAAAGGGGTTTTGTCACCACCGCTGAACACCAGCACTCCTTCTGCACTGACTGGTTCTTCTGCTCTGAAGGCCAAAGAGAGAACTGCCTTGAGAAGAGAGATGAAGAAGCAAACAGATAACCAGCTTATCATT GATGCTGGCCAGAAGCAGTTCGGCGCCACCATGTGTGGGTCCTGTGGGATGCTGTACAGCACAGATAGTCCAGAGGACAACTTCCAGCACACGCAGTTCCATCAGCGCTTCTTGGACACCATTAAGTTTGTG gGCTGGAAAAAAGAGAGGGTTGTGGCAGAGTTCTGGGATGGAAAGATTATTCTCGTTCTACCTGATGATCCTAAGTATGCCACAAAAAAG GCAGAGGACGTGAGACGGATTGCAGACAGTGAATTGGGCTTTCAGCAGATCACTCTCAGTAGCCCGAGCTCAGCTAAAACCTACCTGTTCATCAACAGCGACAGGATGGTGGTGGGATGTCTGGTGGCTGAAAATATTAGACAG GCTTTTCGGGTGCTGGAACAGCAAGAGAAAGCCAAAGACATGAGCAAGGAGGATTTCATGGAGCACCACAGAGCCTGGTGCTGCTCTACAGTGGCGGAACAAGCCATCTGTGGTGTCAGTCGCATCTGGGTTTTCAGTCTGATGAGGAGGAAGAGCATCGCCACTCGACTTCTGGACACTCTCAG GACTACTTTCATGTACGGGAGCCACCTGACGAAAGAGGAAATCGCCTTCTCTGACCCTACACCAGAAGGAAAGATGTTTGCTACGAAGTACTGCGAGACACCAACATTTCTGGTGTACAACTTCATtagttaa